The DNA window GAGATTTCTTTCGTTTTGTTTCATCGTTGCTTAACGCATATTTTCATCGATAGGGACGAGCACAGAACGATCGGATCGACAAGCAGCCGCAAGGCTCATCCAGGGGAGGATGAAGAATGTCGGGTCGCGTGAATACCTGGTCTCCCGTTGGCAGATTTTTCCGCCATTTCTCTCTCCAGGCCGCCGTGGTGGCAGCCGCACTCGCGTCCGGCACCCTCGCGGCGCCCGCCCAGCCGACCCCTGCCCCGCCGGCGCCGGCATTCAACCCGGCCCGCGCCAATGCGGGCACCCTCGGGGTGATCTCGGGCGGGGCGGACGGCACCTATATCCGCATCGCGGCCGACCTCGCCAACGTGCTCGACGGCGAGGACCTGCGCGTGCTGCCGATGATCGGGCGCGGCTCGCTGCAGAACCTGCGCGACATCATGTTCCTGCGCGGGGTCGACATCGGGATCGTGCAGATGGATGCGCGCGAGCAGCTGAAGGCGGAGAACCTCCAGAACGATGCGGTGCGGCGCCTGCGCTTCATCACCCGCCTCTACAACGAGGAGGTCCACATCATCGCCGACCGGGAGATCACCGACATCCGTCAGCTCGACGGCAAGAAGGTGAACATCGACAAGGCCGGCAGCGGCACCAACCTGACCTCCCGGCTGATCTTCGACAAGCTCGGGATCAAGCCCGAGATGACCACCTTCGACCAGGCCTCGTCCTATGCGAAGCTCAAGTCGGGAGACATCCAGGCGGCCGTTTACGTGGCCGGACGCCCGGTCCGGGCGATCGCCGAGTTCCAGACCGAGGGCCGCTTCCACCTTCTCTCGATTCCGTTCGAGGGAGAGATCGCGGAAAGCTACTTCCCGGCGCGTTTCGCGAACGCCGATTATCCGCAGCTCGTCGACAAGGACAAACCCGCCGAGACCCTGGCGGTCGGCAGCCTGCTGGCCGTGTTCAACTGGCCCGAGAACTCCGACCGCTACAACCGCGTCAAGCGCTTCGTCGACGCGTTCTTCTCCCGGTTCGACGAGTTCCTGCAGCCGGGCCGGCATCCGAAGTGGAAGGAGGTCAACCTGGCGGCCGACGTGCCCGGCTGGGAGCGCGTGAGGCCCGCCCAGGCCTGGCTCGACCGGGCCGCCACGGCGAGCAAGCCCTCGCCCCAGGGCCAGAGCTTCGAGAGCTTCCTGAAGGGCAGAGGCATCGACGTCTCGGCCGAGCAGCGCGAGGTCCTGTTCCGGGAATTCCTCGCCTGGCAGAGCGATCGGCAACGATCCGCCCGGCGCGTCACCCGGCAGGACTGAGCTCGGACCTGACAGTGGAAGGCACTTTCAGGATCGACCCGATGCTCGATTCCTCAGCGGCGCATCGTTTGGTGCGGAAACCGGGACCACGTTCCGCCCGGTGCGCTGAGACACCAAGGCAGGACCGAAGCC is part of the Microvirga terrae genome and encodes:
- a CDS encoding TAXI family TRAP transporter solute-binding subunit; this encodes MSGRVNTWSPVGRFFRHFSLQAAVVAAALASGTLAAPAQPTPAPPAPAFNPARANAGTLGVISGGADGTYIRIAADLANVLDGEDLRVLPMIGRGSLQNLRDIMFLRGVDIGIVQMDAREQLKAENLQNDAVRRLRFITRLYNEEVHIIADREITDIRQLDGKKVNIDKAGSGTNLTSRLIFDKLGIKPEMTTFDQASSYAKLKSGDIQAAVYVAGRPVRAIAEFQTEGRFHLLSIPFEGEIAESYFPARFANADYPQLVDKDKPAETLAVGSLLAVFNWPENSDRYNRVKRFVDAFFSRFDEFLQPGRHPKWKEVNLAADVPGWERVRPAQAWLDRAATASKPSPQGQSFESFLKGRGIDVSAEQREVLFREFLAWQSDRQRSARRVTRQD